A window from Oncorhynchus mykiss isolate Arlee chromosome 9, USDA_OmykA_1.1, whole genome shotgun sequence encodes these proteins:
- the LOC110532129 gene encoding putative beta-lactamase-like 1: MKVKWTKLGMVVFLLISLVMTGCFIWQYRMPKLKIGNVVNIEVKEEKLCPRFPEPVLLEHPIPALKEALEKIDVVLRLSIHDTTLPALSAIVVFNDSVLWNGNFGRRNGSDPSSPPPNEYTVYRIASLSKIFPTLMLYKLWEEGKVASLDDPLEKYAANFTIKNPLGKRRGVVDVKAGSDRDTQPRSPSVTLRRMAGQLSGLPRRLRSTNLLWGGDTEAAIDLLQDDVLVADPGTKCHYSNVAFSLLANVLAENFAKSDYESWVSDNILEQLGMEDTGFDITPAIQSQMAVGVYSSGQSAPLYDLGWYRPAGQMYSTAADMAKLAMVLLGAYSRPLLQHDTLKTLLTPLFRCHQGYFANYTGTPWEVNEQLGYEVVRKDGDLDGYATTFSLVPRLKLGLVVLMAGVRPPIMDGDLVTQAYSHLIPAMESAFRNAQRKLSPPPDPTPYVGLFTYQNMTFYEIKASLGGVLVMQQFGPQVDTMMLAKYRTIRLDFLQERVFRVVFEGEYPCKLKVNSISVSLETQDRQLFNFYYFNKKGVSPGFDSPGLNTYKVLRIARRPIFNS, translated from the exons ATGAAGGTGAAATGGACCAAGTTAGGCATGGTGGTCTTTTTGCTGATATCCTTGGTCATGACGGGATGCTTTATTTGGCAGTACAGGATGCCAAAATTAAAAATAG GCAATGTTGTGAACATTGAGGTGAAGGAGGAAAAGTTGTGCCCTCGTTTCCCTGAGCCAGTACTCCTGGAACATCCCATCCCTGCACTCAAGGAAGCATTAGAAAAG ATAGATGTTGTCCTAAGGTTAAGTATTCATGACACTACACTACCAGCTCTGTCTGCCATCGTTGTCTTCAACGACTCTGTGTTGTGGAACGGAAACTTTGGCAGAAGGAACGGGAGTGATCCCTCCTCGCCCCCACCCAATGAATACACGGTGTACAG AATTGCAAGTCTCTCAAAGATCTTCCCGACACTGATGCTGTACAAGCTTtgggaggaggggaaggtggcCTCCTTGGATGACCCTTTGGAGAAGTATGCGGCAAACTTCACCATCAAGAACCCGCTGGGGAAGCGGCGGGGAGTAGTGGATGTCAAGGCTGGTTCTGACAGAGATACCCAGCCACGCTCTCCCTCTGTCACCCTGCGCAGGATGGCCGGTCAGCTCTCTG GGTTACCCAGACGGCTTCGGTCAACAAATCTACTCTGGGGTGGAGACACAGAGGCTGCTATAGATCTATTACAGGATGATGTCCTGGTGGCAGACCCAGGCACCAA ATGTCACTACAGCAACGTGGCCTTCTCTTTATTGGCTAATGTCTTGGCCGAGAACTTTGCAAAATCCGACTACGAGAGCTGGGTGTCCGACAACATCCTGGAGCAGCTGGGGATGGAGGACACAGGCTTTGATATAACCCCAGCCATTCAGAGCCAGATGGCAGTGGGCGTGTACAGCAGCGGCCAATCGGCACCCCTCTACGACCTGGGCTGGTATCGGCCCGCTGGCCAGATGTACTCCACGGCGGCCGACATGGCCAAACTAGCCATGGTGCTTCTGGGGGCTTACAGCCGGCCCCTCCTCCAACATGACACCCTGAAGACCCTGCTGACCCCTCTGTTTCGCTGCCACCAGGGCTACTTCGCCAACTACACCGGCACACCCTGGGAGGTCAACGAGCAGCTGGGCTACGAGGTGGTTCGTAAGGACGGAGACCTGGACGGCTACGCCACCACCTTCTCCCTGGTTCCTCGACTGAAGCTGGGCCTGGTGGTGCTGATGGCCGGGGTGAGGCCGCCAATAATGGACGGGGATCTGGTCACTCAGGCCTACAGCCATCTCATCCCAGCCATGGAGAGCGCTTTCAGGAATGCACAGCGCAAGCTCTCGCCGCCGCCCGACCCCACGCCCTATGTGGGTCTCTTCACCTACCAGAACATGACCTTCTATGAGATAAAGGCGAGTTTGGGCGGGGTGCTGGtcatgcagcagtttgggccccAGGTGGACACCATGATGCTGGCCAAGTACAGGACTATCAGGCTGGACTTCCTGCAGGAGAGGGTGTTCAGGGTAGTGTTCGAGGGGGAGTACCCCTGCAAGCTGAAGGTCAACAGCATCTCAGTGTCTCTGGAGACCCAGGACAGGCAACTCTTTAACTTCTATTATTTCAACAAGAAGGGCGTGTCGCCTGGATTCGACTCTCCTGGGCTCAACACTTACAAAGTGCTCCGGATAGCTCGACGGCCAATCTTCAACAGTTAA